From a region of the Globicephala melas chromosome 19, mGloMel1.2, whole genome shotgun sequence genome:
- the HSDL1 gene encoding inactive hydroxysteroid dehydrogenase-like protein 1 isoform X2 codes for MEALALVGAWYTARKSITVVCDFYSLIRLHFIPRLVSRADLIKQYGRWAVVSGATDGIGRAYAEELASRGLNIVLISRNQEKLQTVAKDIADTYKVETDVIVADFSNGREIYGLIREALKDRDVGILVNNVGVFYPYPQYFTQVSEDTLWDIVNVNVAAASLMVHIVLPGMVERKKGAIVTISSGSCCKPTPQLAAFSASKAYLDHFSRALQYEYASKGIFVQSLIPFYVATNVSTPGSFLHKCPWLVPSPQVYAHHAVSTLGISKRTTGYWSHSIQFLFAQYMPEWLWVWGANILNRSLRKEALSCKA; via the exons ATGGAAGCCCTCGCCTTGGTTGGAGCCTGGTACACGGCCAGAAAGAGCATCACCGTCGTCTGTGACTTCTACAGCCTCATCAGGCTGCATTTCATCCCGCGCCTGGTGAGCAGAGCAGACCTGATCAAGCAGTATGGAAGATGGGCAGTCGTGAGTG GCGCAACAGATGGGATCGGAAGGGCCTACGCAGAGGAGTTGGCCAGCCGTGGGCTCAACATCGTCCTGATCAGTCGGAACCAAGAGAAGCTGCAGACGGTCGCTAAAGACATAGCTGACACCTACAAAGTGGAGACTGACGTCATTGTCGCGGACTTCAGCAATGGCCGCGAGATCTACGGCCTGATTCGGGAAGCCCTGAAGGACAGAGACGTTGGCATCCTGGTGAACAACGTGGGCGTGTTCTACCCCTACCCGCAGTACTTCACACAGGTCTCGGAGGACACGCTCTGGGACATCGTCAACGTGAACGTTGCCGCCGCCAGTCTGATGGTGCACATAGTGTTACCCGGGATggtggagaggaagaaaggggccATCGTCACCATCTCCTCCGGCTCCTGCTGCAAGCCAACCCCGCAGCTGGCGGCGTTTTCTGCGTCTAAG GCTTACTTAGACCACTTCAGCAGAGCATTGCAGTATGAATATGCTTCCAAAGGAATTTTCGTACAGAGTCTAATCCCGTTCTACGTAGCTACCAACGTGTCCACCCCTGGCAGCTTTCTGCACAAGTGCCCGTGGTTGGTGCCTTCGCCACAAGTGTACGCACATCATGCTGTTTCTACCCTTGGCATTTCAAAAAGGACCACAGGATACTGGTCCCATTCCATCCAG tttctttttgcaCAGTATATGCCTGAATGGCTCTGGGTGTGGGGAGCAAATATTCTCAATCGTTCCCTACGTAAGGAGGCCTTATCCTGCAAAGCGTGA
- the HSDL1 gene encoding inactive hydroxysteroid dehydrogenase-like protein 1 isoform X1 codes for MAAVDSFYLLYREIARSCNCYMEALALVGAWYTARKSITVVCDFYSLIRLHFIPRLVSRADLIKQYGRWAVVSGATDGIGRAYAEELASRGLNIVLISRNQEKLQTVAKDIADTYKVETDVIVADFSNGREIYGLIREALKDRDVGILVNNVGVFYPYPQYFTQVSEDTLWDIVNVNVAAASLMVHIVLPGMVERKKGAIVTISSGSCCKPTPQLAAFSASKAYLDHFSRALQYEYASKGIFVQSLIPFYVATNVSTPGSFLHKCPWLVPSPQVYAHHAVSTLGISKRTTGYWSHSIQFLFAQYMPEWLWVWGANILNRSLRKEALSCKA; via the exons ATGGCTGCCGTCGACAGCTTCTACCTCTTGTACAGGGAAATCGCCAGGTCCTGCAACTGCTACATGGAAGCCCTCGCCTTGGTTGGAGCCTGGTACACGGCCAGAAAGAGCATCACCGTCGTCTGTGACTTCTACAGCCTCATCAGGCTGCATTTCATCCCGCGCCTGGTGAGCAGAGCAGACCTGATCAAGCAGTATGGAAGATGGGCAGTCGTGAGTG GCGCAACAGATGGGATCGGAAGGGCCTACGCAGAGGAGTTGGCCAGCCGTGGGCTCAACATCGTCCTGATCAGTCGGAACCAAGAGAAGCTGCAGACGGTCGCTAAAGACATAGCTGACACCTACAAAGTGGAGACTGACGTCATTGTCGCGGACTTCAGCAATGGCCGCGAGATCTACGGCCTGATTCGGGAAGCCCTGAAGGACAGAGACGTTGGCATCCTGGTGAACAACGTGGGCGTGTTCTACCCCTACCCGCAGTACTTCACACAGGTCTCGGAGGACACGCTCTGGGACATCGTCAACGTGAACGTTGCCGCCGCCAGTCTGATGGTGCACATAGTGTTACCCGGGATggtggagaggaagaaaggggccATCGTCACCATCTCCTCCGGCTCCTGCTGCAAGCCAACCCCGCAGCTGGCGGCGTTTTCTGCGTCTAAG GCTTACTTAGACCACTTCAGCAGAGCATTGCAGTATGAATATGCTTCCAAAGGAATTTTCGTACAGAGTCTAATCCCGTTCTACGTAGCTACCAACGTGTCCACCCCTGGCAGCTTTCTGCACAAGTGCCCGTGGTTGGTGCCTTCGCCACAAGTGTACGCACATCATGCTGTTTCTACCCTTGGCATTTCAAAAAGGACCACAGGATACTGGTCCCATTCCATCCAG tttctttttgcaCAGTATATGCCTGAATGGCTCTGGGTGTGGGGAGCAAATATTCTCAATCGTTCCCTACGTAAGGAGGCCTTATCCTGCAAAGCGTGA